One segment of Alnus glutinosa chromosome 2, dhAlnGlut1.1, whole genome shotgun sequence DNA contains the following:
- the LOC133859189 gene encoding proton pump-interactor BIP103-like, translating into MEELKSNVTQISPPLESEGNSIHLHENRKQKDTEEPILDDPLKNVAEEGPAPKKVHRFYFVKLWPSNLEVRIEKAKKLMENIKQKVLQISTNIEERKYDQDRLVSRLEYRDTGFRQCVENLNFLKPTLDNLCFANNAYRGRASKSCLSKRVLDIDKLNFRMLHGRKTLSGEKQLLKEINQSQQNAISSSVSLDELNDAIDCFRPSPRWDWWFNKKCADRERIIKERNQLICLKERVIATAAVNGKLWISLGSKQAIQDKVELIGTELDGIMKELSSIRTTLQLSKVKIKSLEKQLAVARHKQNEMNECILRLSKLHDEEISCNYQCRSLLENAGKLAQKKDVANLQELCQEQVDRFFSQWNNDRVFRDECEKRIPHAALPPIE; encoded by the exons ATGGAGGAATTGAAAAGTAATGTTACACAAATATCTCCGCCACTTGAGAGTGAAGGAAACAGCATTCACTTGCATGAAAATCGAAAGCAAAAGGACACTGAGGAGCCAATACTTGATGACCCACTAAAGAATGTTGCTGAAGAAGGGCCTGCTCCCAAGAAAGTCCATCGATTCTATTTCGTTAAATTATGGCCATCAAATTTGGAAGTGAGAATCGAAAAGGCCAAAAAGCTTATGGAAAATATCAAGCAAAAGGTTCTTCAAATCTCCACAAACATAGAAGAGAGGAAG TATGATCAGGATCGGCTGGTTTCTAGGCTCGAATATCGAGATACTGGATTCAGACAGTGTGTGGAGAACTTGAATTTTCTTAAACCAACTCTGGACAACCTGTGCTTTGCAAATAATGCATACAGAGGGAGGGCTAGCAAATCATGCTTGTCAAAACGAGTGCTTGATATCGAT AAGTTGAATTTCCGGATGCTTCATGGCAGAAAAACTTTGTCCGGGGAAAAGCAACTCTTGAAAGAAATCAATCAAAGCCAGCAGAACGCCATAAGTTCAAGTGTTTCATTAGATGAGCTTAACGATGCT ATAGACTGCTTTCGTCCCAGTCCAAGGTGGGATTGGTGGTTCAATAAAAAATGTGCGGATAGGGAGCGGATcattaaagaaagaaatcagCTTATATGTTTAAAAGAGAGAGTTATTGCCACAGCTGCAGTCAACGGAAAGCTTTGGATCTCTTTGGGTTCAAAACAAGCCATACAAGACAAAGTTGAA CTTATAGGTACCGAATTAGATGGAATAATGAAAGAATTGTCGTCAATAAGGACCACTCTTCAACTGAGTAAAGTGAAGATAAAATCTCTGGAGAAGCAATTAGCAGTTGCACGCCACAAACAGAATGAAATGAACGAATGCATTCTTCGACTGAGTAAACTGCATGATGAGGAG ATTTCCTGCAACTACCAGTGCCGGTCGCTCTTAGAAAATGCCGGGAAACTTGCTCAAAAGAAAGATGTAGCAAACCTTCAGGAATTGTGTCAAGAACAG GTTGATAGATTCTTTTCCCAGTGGAACAACGACAGAGTTTTTAGAGATGAATGCGAGAAAAGAATTCCGCATGCTGCTCTCCCGCCGATTGAGTGA
- the LOC133861567 gene encoding uncharacterized protein LOC133861567, whose product MGYNPDGTIYYEVIDDPARNWVHPRGKKVVLQYNAAIKPVGRACNRFRRAEGKMIRSGSYIHMRDEWARVNRQIKQAMWNALMEEFYLPVSVDVRRAQQEAWNDIGRKHRSWKSRFKTQLQIGDGDTPESIRARMPENFFEEYDAEDVDFLLRDWCREHKIATSERMKRLRERNDLPHCAGSKSYARFNHEETCTSGTPPTRAASFVKTHTRKDGTYVNDRTRVLCERMTQSLSSDPAATQSVSADTVRWAPNDAYEQAVGRPEYAGRVRQVGPNVTPVRGTCFSYRPRSQGGPSQGTSRDWAEQSRKMEEIQAELQAERARNDRLEQRVQQFDGIEQRLRQFEVFMSSMGVPAPCVGNQSSPAHVGSTSSVNSASAGNSTTVGTLSPVGRQLSQHSTVATPSPATPFIAQQSPVGENTPGTVPRDSQGRPSDL is encoded by the exons atgg ggtacaacccagacgggaccatttattatgaggtgattgacgacccagcgagaaactgggtgcacccgagggggaagaaggttgtattgcagtacaatgctgctataaaacctgtaggacgagcctgcaatcgttttcggcgggcagagggcaagatgatcaggagtgggtcctacatacacatgcgggacgaatgggcgagggtaaataggcagattaagcaggcaatgtggaacgcgctgatg gaggagttctatctacctgtatcagtagacgtgcgcagggcacaacaggaggcgtggaatgatattggccgtaagcatcgctcgtggaagtcgaggttcaaaacccaactacaaattggagacggtgacacgcccgagagtatccgtgcgagaatgccggaaaatttttttgaggagtatgatgcagaagatgtagacttcctgctgagagattggtgcagagagcataaaatc gcaacctctgaacggatgaaaaggttgcgggagcggaatgaccttccccattgtgcgggatctaaaagttatgccagatttaatcacgaggag acatgtacatctggcacgccccccactcgcgccgcgtcgttcgtgaagacccacacaaggaaggacggcacttacgtgaacgaccgtacacgggtcttatgc gagaggatgacgcagagtttatccagtgatccagccgccacgcaaagcgtctccgcagacacggtgcgttgggcaccgaacgacgcttacgaacaggcggttgggaggcctgagtatgcagggagggttcggcaggttgggccgaacgtcacacctgttcgagggacatgtttctcatataggcctcggtcacaggggggaccatctcagggcacgtcgcgggattgggccgaacagtctcggaagatggaagagatccaagcggagctacaggctgagcgagcgaggaatgaccggttggagcagcgcgtgcaacagttcgacggcatagagcagcgcttgcgacagtttgaggtcttcatgtcctccatgggagtaccagcaccatgtgttggtaatcagtcttctcctgcacatgtaggtagtacgtcgtccgttaatagtgcatctgcag gtaattcgacaacggttggtacgttgtcgcctgttggacgacagtTGAGCCAGCAttccactgtcgctacaccttcgcccgctacaccattcattgcgcagcaatcgccggttggcgagaacacgcctgggacggtacctcgtgattcgcagggacgcccttcagatttgtag